One window of the Acidobacteriota bacterium genome contains the following:
- a CDS encoding efflux RND transporter periplasmic adaptor subunit gives MLAENRMQHMVAAGCLLAGVFLSGCRDQAPPPAAGPPEVAVVTVGTERVVLTTELPGRINPYLVAGITPQVSGLLQKRLFQEGAMVREGDILYQIDPAPYQVALDQATAALALSESEIALAEANLPAIRSRAERLKELAAIRAVGAQDADDAQAALRQAEANLAVRRTAVAVNRAAVESARINLSYTPIKAPISGRIGKSNITVGAMVTAYQPTPLAVVQQLDPIYVDVTQASAELIGLRRRLEEGDLKRSGSGLSRVKLLLEDGTPYEKTGSLKFRDVTVDPTTGSVTLRLVFPNPGQILLPGMFVRAVVEEGVRENAVLVPQQGVSRDTKGNPVALVVDAGGKVEQRALVLDRALGDRWLVTRGLQPGDRLIVEGTQKVRPGAEVRAVPFVPAPQQPPTEAR, from the coding sequence ATGCTGGCTGAAAATCGGATGCAACATATGGTCGCCGCGGGGTGTCTCCTCGCGGGGGTGTTTCTGTCGGGATGCCGGGATCAGGCCCCCCCGCCGGCGGCGGGGCCGCCGGAAGTGGCCGTGGTCACCGTCGGGACCGAGCGCGTCGTCCTGACCACCGAACTGCCCGGCAGGATCAATCCCTACCTCGTGGCGGGGATCACGCCCCAGGTGAGCGGCCTCCTGCAGAAGCGCCTCTTCCAGGAAGGGGCCATGGTGCGGGAAGGGGATATCCTCTACCAGATCGATCCCGCCCCCTACCAGGTGGCGCTTGACCAGGCCACGGCGGCGCTCGCGCTCTCCGAATCGGAGATCGCCCTGGCGGAGGCCAACCTCCCCGCCATCCGGTCCCGCGCCGAACGGCTCAAGGAGCTCGCCGCCATCCGCGCCGTCGGGGCGCAGGACGCCGACGACGCCCAGGCCGCGCTGAGGCAGGCCGAAGCCAACCTGGCCGTGCGCCGCACGGCCGTGGCGGTCAACCGGGCCGCGGTGGAAAGCGCCCGGATCAACCTCTCCTACACGCCGATCAAGGCGCCGATTTCGGGCCGCATCGGAAAATCGAACATCACCGTCGGCGCGATGGTGACGGCCTACCAGCCCACCCCCCTGGCCGTGGTGCAGCAGCTCGATCCCATCTACGTGGACGTCACCCAGGCCAGCGCCGAGCTGATCGGGCTGAGGCGGCGCCTGGAGGAGGGGGATCTCAAGCGCTCCGGCTCCGGCCTCAGCAGGGTCAAGCTCCTGCTCGAGGACGGCACCCCCTACGAAAAAACGGGTTCCCTGAAGTTCCGCGACGTGACGGTCGATCCGACCACCGGGTCGGTCACCCTCCGCCTGGTGTTCCCGAACCCCGGGCAGATCCTCCTCCCCGGGATGTTCGTGCGGGCGGTGGTGGAGGAGGGGGTGCGGGAAAACGCCGTGCTGGTCCCCCAGCAGGGGGTGAGCAGGGACACCAAGGGGAATCCCGTCGCGCTGGTGGTGGACGCCGGCGGAAAAGTGGAGCAGCGGGCCCTGGTACTCGACCGCGCCCTCGGGGATCGATGGCTCGTGACCCGCGGGCTCCAGCCGGGGGACCGCCTGATCGTCGAGGGGACGCAGAAGGTGCGCCCCGGCGCCGAAGTCAGGGCCGTTCCTTTCGTACCGGCCCCCCAGCAACCCCCGACGGAAGCCCGATAG